A section of the Hippea sp. KM1 genome encodes:
- a CDS encoding ArsA family ATPase: MKNIIFFLGKGGTGKTTSSVGFAYYLVDQDKSVYLASIDPAHNIGDIISNSNLKGPTNIYKGLYAEEIDTEFYLKQFINTTTKRMKETYKYLQIINLDSMLDIMKYSPGMEEYAIMYALKDKIESNLDKDYIIIDTPPTGLMLKIFALPITSKMWIDRLIKWRKKIIQTRGAIKNINPKAIDDELAITEEDDKVLKELGLQSQTVEFLLNLLRDKNKTKTVIITNEDSLSLSESKRIIEGLNHLSIPLNLIVLNKKGLMNKPENLENHFNVDMVEVPFIENATNIENIKKLCQVWAKRVLDE; encoded by the coding sequence ATGAAAAACATAATATTCTTTTTAGGCAAAGGCGGAACAGGCAAGACAACATCCTCTGTAGGATTTGCTTATTACCTGGTAGACCAAGACAAAAGCGTTTATCTTGCCTCTATTGACCCTGCACACAATATAGGAGACATAATCTCAAACAGCAATCTAAAAGGTCCAACGAACATCTATAAAGGGCTATACGCAGAGGAGATAGATACGGAGTTTTACCTAAAACAGTTCATAAACACCACAACAAAGAGAATGAAGGAAACCTATAAATACTTACAAATTATAAACTTAGACTCAATGCTCGATATAATGAAGTATTCACCCGGGATGGAAGAATACGCCATAATGTACGCACTAAAAGACAAAATAGAATCGAACTTAGACAAAGATTACATAATCATAGATACACCACCAACGGGTCTAATGCTAAAGATATTTGCTCTACCCATAACATCAAAGATGTGGATAGATAGACTAATAAAATGGAGGAAAAAAATCATACAAACAAGGGGGGCAATAAAGAACATAAACCCCAAAGCTATAGACGATGAGCTTGCAATAACCGAAGAAGACGATAAGGTTTTAAAAGAGCTGGGGCTGCAATCACAAACGGTGGAGTTTCTTCTTAACCTGCTAAGGGATAAAAACAAAACAAAAACGGTTATTATAACCAACGAGGATAGCCTCTCTTTAAGCGAAAGCAAAAGGATCATAGAAGGGCTCAATCATCTATCCATACCATTAAACTTAATTGTGTTAAACAAAAAAGGCTTAATGAACAAACCTGAAAACTTAGAAAATCACTTCAATGTCGATATGGTAGAAGTGCCATTTATAGAAAATGCAACAAATATAGAGAACATCAAAAAGCTATGTCAGGTCTGGGCTAAAAGGGTGTTGGATGAATAG
- a CDS encoding ankyrin repeat domain-containing protein — translation MDIELDIEWETYFYSKTEAGKLMTKKNDPPPKKYFKIINPNGHYGISYTEGINEDILPFNPDPYGEPGGIYFAAKDIFSFIDKGEDVYEVKPFGWVTKTKCRPEIFKAHRVQLKYLGKIWDTATLQYIIAAGADISSYINKTKKLLLGLNKQSTVDFLNSFAVQKKAKTKIIARNKEGTVTEITIEDEDDYIASLIRACANGNFGLVKILINHGANINTHKGAPLVWASMYGHLNIVKYLLDHGADIHAQFDRPLREAIYYNRFEVVKELLNRGCGLDNVEDVVKECVKFNCVDMIRLLLKYGLAEALDNKTKKELIDYAAKNKSAMIYGLLKRRLILQKKIR, via the coding sequence ATGGATATTGAACTGGATATCGAATGGGAAACTTACTTCTATAGCAAAACAGAAGCAGGTAAATTAATGACAAAAAAGAACGATCCGCCGCCAAAAAAATACTTCAAAATTATTAACCCAAATGGCCATTACGGCATCTCTTACACAGAAGGTATAAACGAAGATATATTACCCTTTAATCCAGATCCATATGGAGAACCCGGAGGTATATATTTTGCAGCAAAGGATATCTTTTCTTTTATAGATAAAGGTGAAGATGTCTACGAAGTAAAACCTTTTGGATGGGTAACAAAAACTAAATGTCGCCCTGAGATATTCAAAGCTCACAGGGTTCAATTAAAATATCTGGGTAAAATATGGGACACAGCAACTCTTCAGTACATAATAGCAGCTGGTGCCGATATATCATCATATATTAACAAGACTAAGAAACTTCTTTTGGGGCTAAACAAACAATCAACAGTAGATTTTCTGAACAGCTTTGCAGTACAAAAAAAAGCAAAAACAAAAATAATAGCGAGAAACAAAGAAGGAACAGTCACAGAAATAACTATTGAGGATGAAGATGATTATATAGCTTCTTTAATTAGGGCTTGCGCAAATGGGAATTTTGGTCTTGTAAAAATACTTATAAATCATGGAGCAAATATAAATACACACAAAGGTGCCCCTCTTGTATGGGCATCCATGTATGGACATTTAAACATAGTGAAATACCTTCTGGATCATGGAGCCGATATACATGCTCAATTTGATAGACCATTAAGAGAAGCTATATATTATAACAGATTCGAGGTTGTAAAAGAATTGCTTAACAGAGGATGCGGACTAGATAATGTAGAAGATGTGGTAAAAGAGTGTGTAAAATTTAATTGTGTTGATATGATAAGGTTATTACTAAAATACGGTTTAGCAGAAGCATTAGATAACAAAACAAAAAAAGAATTGATAGACTACGCAGCTAAAAATAAATCTGCAATGATATACGGACTTCTAAAAAGAAGGCTAATACTTCAGAAGAAAATTAGATGA
- the lspA gene encoding signal peptidase II yields MKIGKHGLKGVSLILLFFILDYFTKLYISEHIPLNGGISIIEGFFNIVNVRNTGVAFGVFAHLPENLRLLLLGGVSLVVFVVVLYLVLFGRDRNIAFILGLSFLAGGDLGNLYDRIFKGYVVDFLDFHISRYHYPAFNLADSFITIGLFILIVYKMVGSKFKNV; encoded by the coding sequence GTGAAGATAGGTAAGCACGGGCTAAAAGGAGTATCTTTGATACTCCTTTTTTTTATACTTGATTACTTTACAAAGTTATATATATCTGAACATATCCCGTTGAACGGTGGAATAAGTATTATAGAGGGCTTCTTTAATATCGTCAATGTTAGGAATACGGGAGTGGCTTTTGGTGTTTTTGCCCATCTGCCGGAGAATCTTCGCCTGCTTCTTTTGGGTGGTGTGAGCCTGGTTGTTTTTGTTGTGGTTTTGTATTTAGTGCTTTTTGGTAGGGATAGGAATATAGCCTTCATATTGGGTTTATCGTTTTTGGCCGGTGGGGATTTGGGTAATCTCTATGATAGGATTTTTAAAGGCTATGTCGTCGATTTCCTTGATTTTCACATAAGTCGATACCACTATCCGGCCTTCAATCTTGCAGATAGTTTTATAACTATAGGCTTGTTTATTCTGATTGTTTACAAAATGGTTGGCTCAAAATTTAAAAATGTTTAA
- the rplQ gene encoding 50S ribosomal protein L17: protein MRHRKGYKTLSIDGERRKHLLRNLAISLIENERIKTTDAKARELVRFISKLITMAKNDNLSSRRRALSKLNNNKKAVRKLFDNIAPRFASRNGGYVRRIKLGYRKGDAAPVSIVEFVEEDNQ, encoded by the coding sequence ATGAGGCATAGAAAGGGTTATAAGACGCTCAGCATAGATGGCGAGAGGAGAAAGCACCTCTTAAGGAACCTTGCCATCTCTTTGATTGAGAATGAAAGGATCAAGACCACCGATGCCAAAGCAAGGGAGCTTGTTAGGTTTATAAGTAAGCTTATAACCATGGCCAAAAACGACAATCTAAGCTCAAGGAGAAGGGCTCTATCTAAACTGAACAACAACAAAAAGGCCGTCAGAAAGCTGTTTGACAATATAGCCCCACGATTTGCCTCAAGGAACGGTGGCTATGTCAGAAGGATCAAGCTGGGATACAGGAAGGGTGATGCAGCCCCTGTCTCCATTGTTGAGTTCGTAGAGGAAGATAATCAGTGA
- a CDS encoding DNA-directed RNA polymerase subunit alpha gives MMGVFDYLKLPTEVNVEEHTPTYGRFSLEPLNEGYAITIGNALRRVLLSSIVGIAVVGVEIDGVEHEFSTIEGVKEDVLNIVLNLKQVRFKSLNDNFKEGEVYISKEGPAVITSSDIETPGDIEVVNKDVYIAELMDGASFNAKVYLQKGVGYKQADYEVVNREIGYIPVDALFSPIVKVAYHTQKSTMKDYYDFEKLVLEIETDGTIMPQDALKQASYILGNYISVFSGDFKETSEKQPEESRSDIEINENLLKPVEELELNVRASNCLAAHNIKYIYELTQKTDAELLSTKNFGKQSLKEIKDSLKQLGLELGMQFSQEQLDKIKQLIEEKEGEDNEA, from the coding sequence ATGATGGGCGTTTTTGATTACTTGAAATTACCTACAGAGGTCAATGTTGAAGAGCATACACCCACTTACGGCAGGTTTAGCTTGGAGCCTTTGAATGAAGGTTATGCTATAACCATAGGCAATGCCTTAAGAAGGGTATTGCTTTCATCCATTGTGGGTATAGCTGTTGTTGGCGTTGAGATAGATGGGGTTGAGCATGAGTTTAGCACCATTGAGGGTGTGAAAGAGGATGTTTTGAATATAGTGCTCAACCTAAAACAGGTTAGGTTCAAATCGTTAAACGACAACTTCAAAGAGGGTGAGGTCTATATAAGCAAGGAAGGTCCGGCTGTTATAACCTCCTCGGATATAGAGACGCCCGGTGATATAGAGGTTGTCAACAAGGATGTGTATATAGCAGAACTTATGGATGGGGCCTCGTTTAACGCCAAGGTGTATCTGCAGAAGGGCGTAGGTTATAAACAGGCCGATTATGAGGTTGTAAATAGGGAGATAGGTTATATACCGGTGGATGCCCTATTCTCACCCATAGTCAAGGTTGCATACCATACCCAGAAAAGCACAATGAAGGATTATTACGACTTTGAGAAGCTGGTATTGGAAATAGAGACAGACGGAACCATTATGCCGCAGGATGCACTTAAGCAGGCCAGCTATATCCTGGGTAATTACATATCTGTTTTCTCTGGTGACTTTAAGGAGACATCCGAGAAGCAGCCAGAGGAGAGCAGGTCGGATATAGAGATCAACGAGAATCTGTTAAAACCCGTTGAGGAGCTTGAGCTTAATGTAAGAGCTTCGAATTGCTTGGCTGCTCATAACATCAAATACATCTATGAGCTTACGCAAAAGACCGATGCAGAGCTTCTAAGCACCAAAAACTTCGGAAAGCAATCTTTGAAGGAGATAAAGGACTCCTTGAAGCAGCTGGGCTTGGAGTTGGGCATGCAGTTCAGTCAGGAGCAGCTGGATAAGATAAAGCAGCTAATAGAAGAAAAAGAAGGAGAGGACAATGAGGCATAG
- the rpsD gene encoding 30S ribosomal protein S4, with the protein MAVYTGPACRRCRALGVKLFLKGDRCFTDKCAFERRPYPPGKSRNARRKMSSYALHLAEKQKAKAVYGVLERQFRRYFEEAKRQRGETGANLVVLLERRLDNVVYRAGMASSRREARRLVSHGHIRVNGKKVDIPSYLVKKGDVISVSDKMKAKEEFKRRFEENSRRMSASWINVDLDNVSATFVDLPTRDDVQPPFNENAIVELYSK; encoded by the coding sequence ATGGCTGTATATACAGGACCTGCTTGTAGGAGATGTAGGGCTTTAGGTGTAAAGCTGTTTCTTAAGGGCGATAGGTGCTTTACCGACAAATGCGCCTTTGAAAGAAGGCCGTATCCTCCAGGTAAAAGCAGAAATGCAAGGAGAAAGATGTCGTCGTATGCGCTCCATTTGGCCGAGAAGCAGAAGGCCAAGGCCGTTTACGGTGTTTTGGAGAGGCAGTTTAGAAGGTATTTTGAGGAGGCCAAAAGGCAGAGGGGCGAGACCGGTGCAAACCTCGTTGTTTTGCTCGAAAGAAGGCTTGACAATGTGGTCTATAGGGCCGGCATGGCCTCATCGAGGAGGGAGGCAAGAAGGCTTGTTTCCCATGGCCATATAAGGGTTAACGGCAAGAAGGTTGATATTCCGTCCTATTTGGTTAAGAAAGGCGATGTGATAAGCGTATCCGATAAGATGAAGGCCAAGGAAGAGTTCAAGAGGAGGTTTGAGGAGAATTCAAGGAGGATGTCTGCATCGTGGATCAATGTTGACTTGGATAATGTCAGTGCAACATTTGTGGATCTGCCTACAAGGGATGATGTACAACCTCCGTTCAATGAAAACGCCATAGTTGAGTTGTACTCCAAATAA
- the rpsK gene encoding 30S ribosomal protein S11, with amino-acid sequence MAKAVKRKKKVKRNVVSGIAHIQATFNNTIVTITDPDGNVLCWSSAGDSGFKGTRKGTPFAAQLAAENAAKKAMAMGMKEIDVRVKGPGPGRETAIRSLQSAGLRVKSIRDVTPIPHNGCRPPKRRRV; translated from the coding sequence ATGGCTAAAGCAGTCAAGAGGAAGAAGAAGGTTAAGAGGAATGTTGTCAGTGGCATAGCCCATATTCAGGCCACATTTAACAATACCATCGTGACGATTACTGATCCTGATGGTAATGTGCTCTGCTGGTCCTCAGCTGGCGATAGTGGTTTTAAAGGCACCAGGAAGGGAACGCCGTTTGCAGCCCAGTTAGCTGCTGAGAATGCAGCCAAGAAGGCTATGGCTATGGGCATGAAGGAGATAGATGTTAGGGTTAAAGGCCCAGGACCGGGCAGGGAGACTGCTATTAGGTCTCTTCAGTCTGCCGGTTTGAGGGTTAAGTCCATCAGGGATGTTACACCTATTCCACATAACGGTTGCAGACCACCAAAAAGAAGAAGGGTATAA
- the rpsM gene encoding 30S ribosomal protein S13, with product MARIAGVELPRNKKIFIALTYIYGIGRTRSMEILQKANVDPDKRTHELTPEEIQRIRSIVADYKVEGELRKEVAMNIKALMDLGNYRGLRHRRGLPVRGQRTRTNARTRKGKKKTVGRK from the coding sequence GTGGCTCGTATTGCAGGTGTTGAATTACCGAGGAACAAGAAGATATTTATAGCTCTTACCTATATTTACGGTATAGGTAGGACCCGTTCTATGGAAATCTTGCAGAAGGCCAATGTGGATCCAGACAAGAGGACCCACGAGTTGACCCCTGAGGAAATTCAAAGGATAAGGAGTATCGTTGCCGATTACAAGGTCGAGGGAGAGCTGAGAAAAGAAGTGGCAATGAACATCAAGGCCTTGATGGATTTGGGTAATTACAGGGGTTTAAGGCACAGAAGGGGATTGCCCGTTAGAGGGCAGAGGACCAGAACGAACGCAAGAACCAGAAAAGGCAAGAAAAAAACGGTAGGAAGAAAGTAA
- the rpmJ gene encoding 50S ribosomal protein L36: MKVRPSVKKICPKCKIIRRKGVVRVVCENPKHKQRQG, from the coding sequence ATGAAGGTTAGGCCATCCGTGAAGAAGATCTGCCCTAAGTGCAAGATCATCAGAAGAAAAGGCGTTGTAAGGGTTGTTTGCGAAAACCCTAAACATAAACAAAGACAAGGTTAA
- the infA gene encoding translation initiation factor IF-1, with product MAKEKSISVDGEVIEALPNAMFRVKLSNGHVVLAHVAGKMRMHFIKILPGDKVKVELSPYSIERGRIVYRYK from the coding sequence ATGGCTAAAGAGAAGAGTATCTCGGTTGATGGTGAGGTGATAGAGGCTCTGCCCAATGCTATGTTCAGGGTTAAGTTGTCAAACGGCCATGTTGTTTTGGCGCATGTGGCGGGCAAGATGAGGATGCATTTTATTAAAATTTTGCCCGGCGATAAGGTAAAGGTTGAGTTATCCCCCTATAGCATTGAGAGGGGAAGGATAGTTTACAGATACAAGTGA
- the map gene encoding type I methionyl aminopeptidase: protein MIVLKSKQEIEKMRTVNRMVGEILNILKNEVKPGITTEYLNRRAEEEAKKRHAKCAFKGYGGFPKSLCTSINDEVVHGIPSKKRVLKEGDIISLDFGLIYEGWYGDSAITVAVGKIDEKKQKLMDVTRKALYEGIAQAKAGNFLYDISGAIQSYVEGFGFSVVRDYVGHGIGRKLHEEPQVPNYVPSKFDRGPMLRVGMTIAIEPMVNAGTWRVKVLKDKWTVVTADGEPSAHFEHTIAITDEGPVILSEVS, encoded by the coding sequence ATGATTGTTCTAAAGAGTAAACAAGAAATAGAAAAGATGCGAACGGTCAATCGGATGGTTGGCGAGATACTTAATATCTTGAAAAATGAGGTAAAACCTGGTATAACCACCGAGTATTTGAATAGGCGGGCTGAAGAGGAGGCCAAGAAAAGGCACGCTAAGTGCGCCTTTAAGGGTTATGGTGGTTTTCCCAAATCCTTGTGCACATCCATTAACGATGAGGTTGTGCACGGCATACCATCCAAAAAGAGGGTTTTGAAGGAAGGTGATATAATCAGCTTGGATTTTGGCCTTATCTATGAGGGATGGTATGGTGATTCAGCAATTACCGTGGCTGTTGGTAAGATAGATGAGAAGAAACAAAAGCTTATGGATGTTACCCGCAAAGCACTGTATGAGGGTATAGCCCAGGCAAAGGCGGGTAATTTTCTCTATGACATTTCCGGTGCTATTCAGAGTTATGTTGAGGGTTTTGGTTTTAGTGTTGTAAGGGATTATGTGGGACATGGCATTGGTAGAAAGCTTCATGAGGAGCCGCAGGTTCCCAATTATGTCCCTTCTAAATTCGACAGGGGTCCCATGCTGAGGGTTGGCATGACTATCGCTATAGAGCCGATGGTTAATGCAGGCACCTGGAGGGTTAAGGTCTTGAAGGATAAGTGGACGGTTGTTACAGCCGACGGTGAGCCTTCAGCGCATTTCGAACACACCATTGCTATCACAGACGAAGGACCCGTAATCTTGAGTGAGGTGAGCTGA
- a CDS encoding adenylate kinase: MILILLGAPGVGKGTQGVLISKEYGIPQISTGDILRKEVKEETELGKKAKVYMDKGELVPDDVIIGMMENRIKEDDCKNGFILDGFPRTVAQAEAFDEMLKKNNLQLDRVLLIDVPEEEIIDRLTGRRVCPSCGAVYHIKNNPPKKDNICDQCGSKLIQRDDDTEEVVKNRLEVYKKSTMPLVEYYTKTGKLVKINGVGTIDEIFGRIKEVLG; the protein is encoded by the coding sequence ATGATTTTGATTTTGCTTGGCGCACCCGGTGTGGGTAAGGGAACCCAGGGTGTTTTGATTAGCAAGGAATACGGGATTCCACAGATCTCGACAGGCGATATCTTAAGAAAAGAGGTAAAGGAAGAGACGGAGCTGGGAAAGAAGGCCAAGGTATATATGGATAAGGGCGAGCTTGTTCCTGATGATGTTATAATAGGCATGATGGAGAACAGGATAAAGGAAGACGATTGCAAGAACGGATTTATCCTGGATGGTTTCCCCAGAACGGTTGCACAGGCTGAGGCCTTCGATGAGATGTTAAAGAAGAACAACCTTCAACTGGATAGGGTGTTGTTAATCGATGTGCCCGAAGAGGAGATAATAGACAGGCTTACAGGCAGAAGGGTTTGTCCCAGCTGTGGGGCGGTTTATCACATAAAGAACAATCCACCGAAGAAGGATAATATTTGCGATCAGTGTGGCAGCAAGCTTATTCAAAGGGATGATGATACAGAAGAGGTTGTCAAAAACAGGTTGGAGGTTTACAAGAAATCAACCATGCCGCTTGTTGAGTATTACACAAAGACGGGAAAGCTCGTTAAGATCAACGGTGTTGGAACCATAGATGAGATATTTGGAAGAATAAAAGAAGTTTTGGGATGA
- the secY gene encoding preprotein translocase subunit SecY gives MREDYSNIFNVPELNRRLFFTLLMFVVFRIAAHVPTPGVNPHVLAAIFEQARGTALGLFNLFSGGAIKNFSIISLGIMPYISAAIIMELLTAVSPELAALKKEGEAGRRKITEYTRYGTVVISFLQGIGIAVGLQSMHGPGGASVVIWHGLPFVLFTAMTMMAGSVFLMFVGEQITERGIGNGISLIIFAGIVARLPAALGNMFRLVSAGEMSILSLLVIFAVAVGVVAFVVFVELAQRRIPVQYPRRMVGKRLYGGQTSYIPLKINVSGVIPPIFASSILLFPATISKIVNVSWLKSISDYIMPGGLIYSVVYIALIFFFAYFYTAIVFNPKDIADNLKKNNGFIPGIRPGKYTAQYLDWVLDRLTFGGAIYLSFVCVLPWILIRKFNVPFYFGGTALLIVVQVALDTIMQIQAHLYMRNYEGFLKNRRTR, from the coding sequence GTGAGGGAGGATTATTCTAATATCTTCAATGTGCCCGAGCTGAATAGGAGGCTGTTTTTTACCCTGTTGATGTTCGTTGTCTTCAGGATAGCGGCCCATGTGCCAACACCGGGCGTTAACCCCCATGTGTTGGCGGCTATCTTTGAGCAGGCTCGAGGCACAGCACTGGGTCTGTTTAACCTGTTTTCCGGTGGAGCTATCAAGAACTTCAGTATAATCTCTCTGGGTATAATGCCATACATATCTGCAGCTATCATAATGGAGCTGCTTACCGCTGTCAGCCCGGAATTGGCCGCCTTAAAGAAGGAGGGTGAGGCTGGCAGGAGGAAGATAACGGAATACACCCGCTATGGCACGGTTGTTATATCGTTCCTGCAGGGTATAGGTATTGCCGTGGGTTTGCAGTCCATGCACGGCCCTGGCGGAGCAAGCGTTGTTATATGGCACGGTCTGCCCTTTGTGCTGTTTACAGCCATGACCATGATGGCAGGCAGCGTGTTTTTGATGTTTGTGGGTGAGCAGATAACAGAGAGGGGTATCGGTAATGGAATATCCCTGATAATCTTTGCCGGTATCGTTGCGAGGTTGCCTGCAGCGTTGGGCAATATGTTTAGGCTTGTCAGCGCCGGTGAGATGAGCATCTTGTCGCTGCTTGTTATATTCGCCGTTGCCGTTGGCGTGGTGGCATTTGTTGTCTTTGTGGAGCTTGCCCAGAGAAGGATACCGGTGCAATACCCAAGAAGAATGGTGGGAAAGAGGCTGTATGGCGGCCAGACCAGCTATATACCCTTAAAAATCAATGTTTCTGGTGTTATTCCGCCGATCTTTGCATCATCTATTCTCTTGTTCCCTGCCACCATTTCGAAGATAGTCAATGTTTCCTGGCTTAAGTCTATTTCAGACTATATAATGCCGGGCGGTTTGATATACAGCGTTGTCTATATTGCATTGATCTTCTTCTTTGCCTATTTTTACACAGCAATAGTGTTTAATCCAAAGGATATAGCTGATAATCTGAAGAAGAATAACGGTTTTATACCCGGTATAAGACCCGGTAAATACACAGCCCAATACTTGGATTGGGTATTGGACAGGCTGACATTTGGCGGTGCAATATACCTATCCTTTGTCTGTGTGTTGCCGTGGATATTGATAAGGAAGTTTAATGTGCCTTTCTATTTCGGCGGCACGGCGTTGCTGATTGTTGTTCAGGTTGCCTTGGATACGATAATGCAGATTCAGGCGCACCTCTACATGCGCAACTATGAAGGATTCTTGAAAAACCGAAGAACGAGATAG
- the rplO gene encoding 50S ribosomal protein L15 has protein sequence MELYELPRIVKDRKRVGRGDSSGWGTTAGKGNKGEKARSGGAKAAYFEGGQTPLYRRLPKRGFKNPFRVEYEVVNVDRLEAVCNDGDVVDINYMVQKGLIKGSKPVKILGNGELNKKLTVIADAFSNSAKEKIEKAGGSIEVLQ, from the coding sequence ATGGAGCTTTACGAATTACCACGCATTGTAAAGGATAGAAAAAGGGTCGGTAGAGGAGACTCAAGCGGCTGGGGAACGACAGCCGGTAAGGGAAATAAAGGCGAGAAGGCACGCTCTGGTGGAGCAAAGGCAGCATATTTTGAGGGTGGTCAGACACCTCTGTATAGAAGACTCCCCAAGAGGGGCTTCAAGAACCCCTTTAGGGTGGAGTATGAGGTGGTGAATGTCGACAGGCTTGAGGCTGTCTGCAACGATGGTGATGTGGTCGATATAAACTATATGGTTCAAAAGGGCCTAATAAAGGGCTCCAAACCGGTTAAGATTTTGGGCAACGGTGAATTGAATAAGAAATTGACCGTAATTGCGGATGCATTTTCCAACTCCGCAAAAGAGAAGATAGAAAAAGCCGGTGGTAGTATAGAGGTATTACAGTGA
- the rpmD gene encoding 50S ribosomal protein L30, translating into MGDLKITLTKSLIGQKPSIRKTAIALGLKRPNKSVIRKDTPYIRGMIRKVSFMVKVEEL; encoded by the coding sequence ATGGGAGACTTAAAGATAACGCTTACTAAGAGTTTGATAGGGCAGAAGCCATCCATAAGGAAGACGGCCATTGCCTTGGGCTTGAAGAGGCCTAATAAGTCTGTTATAAGGAAGGATACACCCTATATAAGGGGTATGATTAGAAAGGTATCCTTTATGGTTAAGGTAGAAGAACTTTAG